In Caloenas nicobarica isolate bCalNic1 chromosome 5, bCalNic1.hap1, whole genome shotgun sequence, a single genomic region encodes these proteins:
- the LOC135989955 gene encoding ferritin heavy chain-like — translation MAVPTSQVRQNYQQDCEAAVNQQINLELYAFYVHLSMSYYFDRDDEALKNFAKYFLHQSHEEHEHAEKLMKLQNQRGGCILLQDIKKPDRDDLENGLTAMECALHLEKNVNQSLLELHKLATEKNDAHLCDFIETLILKPPYLILKPPGVKRTEWRLSKVPPCHTLGTTAQDRYSTWRDSTSYAHAGQSYCDFALEGPSQTQRRN, via the coding sequence ATGGCAGTGCCCACTTCCCAGGTGCGCCAGAACTACCAGCAGGACTGCGAAGCTGCCGTCAACCAGCAGATCAACCTGGAGCTCTACGCGTTCTACGTGCATCTCAGCATGTCCTACTACTTTGACCGGGATGATGAGGCCCTGAAGAACTTTGCCAAGTACTTCCTGCATCAGTCCCATGAGGAACATGAGCATGCTGAGAAACTGATGAAGCTCCAGAATCAGAGGGGTGGATGCATCTTATTGCAGGACATCAAGAAGCCAGATCGTGATGACTTGGAGAATGGCCTCACTGCAATGGAGTGTGCCCTGCACCTGGAGAAGAACGTGAACCAGTCACTGCTGGAGCTGCACAAACTGGCAACTGAAAAGAATGATGCGCACTTGTGCGACTTCATTGAGACTCTTATCTTAAAACCACCTTATCTTATCTTAAAACCACCTGGTGTTAAGCGAACAGAATGGCGCTTGTCAAAAGTGCCACCATGTCACACGTTAGGAACCACTGCCCAGGATAGGTACAGCACATGGAGAGACTCCACCAGCTACGCGCACGCTGGCCAAAGCTACTGTGACTTTGCTCTAGAAGGACCATCtcaaacacagagaagaaattgA